In a single window of the Streptomyces liliiviolaceus genome:
- a CDS encoding MarR family winged helix-turn-helix transcriptional regulator, which produces MADPLTEDWEPAQVAVMEALRDWAVGFAELNQHMSTWMKLPTSDAHALGQIIWAAQGGEPLSPARLARRIGMTSGATTVLLNRLEQAQMLVRSREHTDRRRVTLRPTAAAQEQARAFMAAAGVEIAAVLRQTETEELDTAIAVLRRMNEAVGRANDRLGNATT; this is translated from the coding sequence GTGGCTGATCCGTTGACGGAGGACTGGGAGCCTGCACAGGTGGCAGTCATGGAGGCGCTTCGCGACTGGGCGGTCGGCTTCGCCGAACTGAACCAGCACATGTCCACCTGGATGAAGCTGCCCACGTCCGACGCCCATGCGCTCGGGCAGATCATCTGGGCGGCCCAGGGCGGTGAGCCGCTCTCGCCGGCACGGCTGGCACGTCGGATCGGGATGACCTCCGGCGCGACGACAGTGCTGCTGAACAGGCTCGAACAAGCACAGATGCTGGTCCGCAGCCGCGAACACACCGACCGGCGCCGCGTCACCCTCCGCCCGACCGCAGCCGCCCAGGAACAGGCGCGCGCCTTCATGGCTGCTGCCGGAGTGGAGATCGCGGCCGTACTGCGGCAGACGGAAACCGAGGAACTCGACACTGCGATCGCGGTGTTGAGGCGCATGAACGAAGCCGTCGGCCGAGCCAACGACCGACTGGGGAACGCCACGACATGA
- a CDS encoding FAD-dependent monooxygenase yields MRERDVVVSGASIAGLSTAFWLRRLGWQVTVIERAPAFRDGGQNVDVRGVAREVLDRMGLFDEVKRQNTTETGTVVVDASGKVTAELPFDGPGGPDGATAELEVLRGDFARTIHDHLPPGVAFVYGDTIETATDGPESLHIVTSQGRELRCDLLVIAEGVRSATRDRVFTADEVTQDDLDVTMVFGTIPRTAGDDDRWRWHNTTRGRQIHLRPDNHGTTRAILAYSPGDDLARLGRGEALARVRDRYADAGWEAPRVLDAFDASDDVYIDQLTQIRMTTWHRGRTVLAGDAGWCVTPMGGGGASLALTSGYVLAAQLAAHPDDTEAALTAYEAWMRPLVDDVQGLPRGLKHFAYPQTRTGLALRHLAGKVLTSPPLKPLAAKLTQVAETKQALPEIPQGAA; encoded by the coding sequence ATGCGGGAGCGCGATGTTGTGGTGTCCGGGGCCAGTATCGCCGGTCTGTCGACCGCGTTCTGGCTGCGGCGGCTGGGATGGCAGGTCACGGTGATCGAACGCGCGCCCGCGTTCCGTGACGGGGGCCAGAACGTCGACGTGCGCGGCGTGGCGCGCGAAGTCCTCGACCGGATGGGCCTGTTCGACGAGGTCAAGCGGCAGAACACGACGGAGACCGGCACGGTCGTCGTAGACGCGTCCGGCAAGGTGACCGCGGAACTGCCCTTTGACGGTCCCGGCGGCCCCGACGGCGCCACGGCCGAACTGGAGGTGCTGCGCGGCGACTTCGCCCGCACGATCCACGACCACCTTCCCCCGGGGGTCGCGTTCGTCTACGGCGACACCATCGAGACGGCGACCGACGGACCCGAGTCCCTGCACATCGTCACCTCCCAGGGGCGCGAACTGCGCTGCGACCTGCTCGTGATCGCCGAGGGGGTGCGCTCGGCCACGCGCGACCGGGTGTTCACGGCCGACGAGGTCACCCAGGACGACCTCGACGTGACGATGGTCTTCGGCACCATTCCCCGGACGGCCGGCGACGACGACCGCTGGCGCTGGCACAACACGACCCGTGGGCGCCAGATCCACCTGCGGCCCGACAACCACGGCACCACCCGCGCCATCCTCGCCTACAGTCCCGGCGACGATCTCGCACGGCTCGGCCGCGGCGAGGCCCTGGCACGCGTGCGGGACCGGTACGCCGACGCCGGCTGGGAGGCGCCCCGCGTCCTCGACGCCTTCGACGCATCCGACGACGTCTACATCGACCAGCTCACCCAGATCCGGATGACGACCTGGCACCGCGGCCGGACCGTGCTGGCAGGCGACGCCGGCTGGTGCGTCACCCCGATGGGCGGAGGAGGCGCCTCGCTGGCCCTCACCAGCGGGTACGTCCTGGCGGCGCAGCTCGCCGCGCATCCCGACGACACCGAAGCGGCGCTCACCGCCTACGAGGCATGGATGCGCCCCCTGGTGGACGACGTCCAGGGTCTTCCCCGCGGGCTGAAGCACTTCGCGTACCCGCAGACCCGGACCGGCCTCGCCCTGAGGCACCTCGCCGGCAAGGTACTCACCTCGCCCCCTCTCAAGCCACTCGCCGCGAAACTCACCCAGGTCGCCGAGACGAAGCAGGCATTGCCCGAGATCCCGCAGGGAGCGGCATAG